From Rhizobium sp. NZLR1, a single genomic window includes:
- a CDS encoding pyruvate, water dikinase regulatory protein, whose translation MENRTNFFHLHLISDSTGETLISAGRAASAQFRSAQPIEHVYPLIRNRKQLLPVLQAIDDAPGIVLYTIVDRELASLIDERCVEMGVASVNVLEPVMNAFQIYLGAPSSRRVGAQHVMNAGYFARIEALNFTMDHDDGQMPDDYNDADVVIIGISRTSKTPTSIYLANRGIKTANIPIVYGVPLPESLFIATKPLIVCLIATTDRISQVRENRILGATHGFDREHYTDRASISEELKYARSLCARHNWPLIDVTRRSIEETAAAIVALRPKLR comes from the coding sequence GTGGAGAACAGAACGAACTTCTTTCATCTGCATCTGATTTCTGACTCAACGGGAGAGACTCTGATCTCCGCCGGCCGCGCCGCATCGGCACAGTTCCGATCCGCCCAGCCGATCGAACATGTCTATCCGCTGATCCGTAATCGCAAGCAGCTGCTGCCGGTTCTGCAGGCGATCGACGATGCACCGGGCATCGTGCTCTATACGATCGTCGACCGGGAGCTTGCGAGCCTGATCGATGAGCGCTGCGTCGAGATGGGCGTTGCCTCGGTGAATGTGCTGGAGCCGGTCATGAATGCGTTCCAGATCTATCTCGGTGCCCCATCAAGCCGTCGGGTCGGAGCCCAGCATGTGATGAATGCCGGCTACTTCGCGCGTATCGAAGCGTTGAATTTCACCATGGATCATGATGACGGTCAGATGCCGGATGATTATAACGATGCCGATGTCGTCATCATCGGCATCAGCCGCACCTCGAAAACACCGACCAGTATTTACCTCGCCAACCGCGGCATCAAGACGGCGAACATTCCGATCGTCTATGGTGTGCCGTTGCCAGAGAGCCTGTTCATCGCCACCAAACCGCTGATCGTCTGCCTGATCGCCACCACCGACCGTATTTCCCAGGTGCGGGAAAATCGCATACTCGGCGCCACGCATGGCTTCGATCGCGAACACTATACCGATCGCGCTTCGATTTCCGAGGAGCTGAAATATGCCCGCTCGCTCTGCGCTCGCCATAACTGGCCGTTGATCGACGTCACTCGCCGCTCAATCGAGGAAACCGCCGCGGCCATCGTTGCCCTGCGCCCAAAGCTGCGCTAA
- a CDS encoding Maf-like protein, with protein sequence MTQKLILASSSPFRRMLMENAGLSFEAHAASIDERAVEAPLEEAGAKPDAVALVLAKAKAEDVSSRFPDRLIIGSDQTMSLGDRVFHKPLDMVDAANHLQALSGLTHRLNSAVAIVSNGAVLWQHLAHAELTMRPLAADFIARHLARVGERALSSVGAYQLEGEGIQLFEKIEGDYFTILGLPMLPLLEKLRDLGAIDG encoded by the coding sequence ATGACGCAGAAACTCATCCTTGCATCGTCAAGCCCCTTTCGGCGGATGCTGATGGAAAATGCCGGTCTATCCTTCGAGGCGCATGCCGCAAGCATCGATGAACGGGCAGTCGAAGCGCCGTTGGAAGAAGCCGGCGCCAAGCCGGATGCGGTGGCCCTCGTCCTGGCCAAGGCCAAGGCCGAGGATGTCAGCAGCCGTTTTCCGGATAGACTGATCATCGGCTCGGATCAGACAATGTCGCTCGGCGACCGCGTCTTCCACAAGCCGCTTGATATGGTCGACGCCGCCAACCACCTTCAGGCCCTGTCCGGCCTAACCCACCGGTTGAACAGTGCTGTCGCGATCGTCAGCAACGGCGCGGTCCTATGGCAACATCTCGCCCATGCGGAGCTGACGATGCGGCCCTTGGCGGCGGATTTCATCGCCAGACATCTGGCGCGGGTCGGCGAACGGGCGCTTTCCAGCGTCGGCGCCTATCAGTTGGAGGGGGAGGGCATTCAGCTGTTCGAGAAGATCGAGGGGGATTATTTCACCATTCTCGGCCTGCCGATGCTGCCGCTTCTGGAAAAATTGCGAGACCTCGGAGCGATCGATGGGTGA